DNA sequence from the Epinephelus moara isolate mb chromosome 3, YSFRI_EMoa_1.0, whole genome shotgun sequence genome:
ACAGTTGTGGTCCTATTTTGCATTAGCTCACATTCCAACAATCACAGAAGGTGTGCGGCACCAAAACGATCCCTTAGCCCCTCAAAAGCCTCAAGCACAAATGTCGAAACAACCAAATAACACACCGTCGGTGAGGTTCTCAACTTTCTAAAATAAACTCTTCTACATATTGCTCATTTTTTGGATGCATATGTGCAAAATATCTCAGTGACAATTAACATGAACCAAAAGTAAACCCATACACACCTGGGACATTACTAACTTGTTTTGTGTAAGGAGTGATATTGCACTGCTTTTTAACAAACAGAAAGGTATTACACTAGGGGCCTGTCAGTACACCCATGATACAGGCACCCACTGTGGGGTGGAGCTGGCATGCTCCATGGCCTCCTCCACACCTTTCACACTTTCATCCACATCGTTGTTGACAAGAACCACATCAAAGAAGTGTCTATATGTGGCTAAAATGGCGTCCGACTCTTTCTGGATCATCTGCAGGTTTTCCGTCTATAAGAGACAAGACACAAAGGGTCAGCAGGTGTTGGCTGatggagatttttttatttatttcaataaaaaTGTACTACCTGGGGAGCCGTGCTGGTCGGAGCAATGAACACCACGAGAGGTGCAAAGTCAGCTGTTCGCAGGAGTTTCAAGGTCTACATTAATTGTGGAAGAAAAGAAGAATTGCATTAGAGTGATTAACGACAGATACAGTTTGTACAAGGATAAAATTACCACCTTCTCCCCTAGGAGAGCATCTTTATCTCTTTTTCTAAATAGAGTGAGACAGATACTTTTGTTATGTCCCTGTATGCAGTCTgtagtatacagtatattagtGGACAAGTGGTAGCAGCTCAATGTAGGCGAATAAACCTTTTACTTCACCAAAGACAGAGAATAGTCTTAGAACAAGACGTGCTAACTACAACCATACAGTGTTCTTTGGCTTGGCACCATATGAACCCTTTTTGGTTTATGGTAGAACCCTTTATATAAGGTTTATCTGGAACCTTTTCAGAGAGCTCTACCTAGACACCAACATAAAGGATTCTACCCAGAACCATCTGTTGCCcatttccaccaacatggaaatGGTTCCGTTCCCGTTTCTGCACCTGATTTTGAACCATTCAGATTTCGACAAAAAAGTTCAAGgaccagagctaatttggtggagaAGAGGCAAGAGAAAGGTTTAACCAGGAACCCTTATATGGTCTAATGGTTCCACCTATAACTCTCTGGGGGTTCTATCCAAAACAAATCCACCTTTTAAGGGTGCAAACCCTGTTATATTCCAAGGGTTTCATCTACAACCCACCCAGGAGGTTTCCAAGAACCCTTTAACATTCCGCttattatgtttttcatttaacaaGTTAAGCTTGGGTCAGGGGAACCGCATCCAGCAGCCTTGGGTTTAATGAGGCTCTCAAAGGGCCAGGGCTGATGTGCCTCAGCGCAACCCGAACCAAACACGGTTCATGATCACATTTTTAGGAGGCGAAAGTATGGTGCAATCACTGCCACTACAGTCTTTACTATTTCAATGGTGCAATGGATCTCAACTCTACCAAGATGCTCAGTGGCAGAGAggacctaaccctaaccctacatttaaaaataccatttgaaacaatttgaatatttgaaagCAAGGATCCTTTCAACAATCCATGAACAACTCTTCCTTCAAAAGAGGGTTCTTCGGATGAAAAGGGTCCTTAATGGAAAATTTAGTCTTACAATGAACTCTTGaataaccctttaaaaacagggTTCTTTAGAAGACAATGGTTCTGGGTAGAACCTCAGCCCTTCATGAAAAAAGCTCTTGAAACccttatttctaagagtgtgGGTCTGATTTTGATTTATGAATTCACATTGCTTATTTATGCCTTAATTTTTAATGAAAGAAGTAAGATTAAATACATCCATCATTCCCCTTGCTGTTAACAGCCACAGCAGCAAaaaagagctgctgctcaggtTTATGTAGGTTAATCTTAACATTTAAAATACTTTCAAACAGCTCATAGAGTCATAAAAAGCCACCCTCAAATAATCACACAATTTCCATCAATCACGACTGGTCCTTTCATATCACCTCTCCAGAACAACCTGTGAATGCTAACCTGTGGTTCTACATCCAGCAGAGCGATTTTGCCCTGGTCGTGGATCTTCTGGATGGTCTCGATTTTGGTACCGAACATATACCCCTGGAAGCTGCCGTACTCCAACAGCTCATTCCCAGAGATGAACTTGGTCATGGCCTCATTGGAGACAAAGAAATATTCCTGtccattctcctcctccttacgCTGGGGTCTGGTGGTGTCTGTGTAGAGTGTTAAAGACTTAGCAAAGGGACAATCCAGAAAACGTGGTCGGTGTATAAATGGAATAAGTGTCTGCATCTACTCACGTGGTGCAGGGTAGGAGAACTTCTCAGGGTATCTGGTCAGTAGTGCACTTTTAATATGGCTCCTTCCTACGCCAGGTGCACCTAAACACAGCAAAATTTTGAATTTCTAAGGACTTTTTAATCAGGCATTAACCTTTATGTCTGATTATCTGGTCGTAGGAAAACGCCCAGAATTAAACTACCTTTAAATTTACAAGATTTGTAGCATGTTTGTGAGAACGTGCATCAGTATGGATGATCAGAAATGCCTTATTATACCTTTAGCTGATACCACTGTAAATAATGTAACTGAGCTTACCAATAAGCACCAGTGTTTTCCTTGTGAAAGCAGGCAGCCGGACAACCTCTTCATAAGAAATCACATCCAGCTGGTCAAAAACTGCAACAGAAGGGATTTTGTTTTGGACAAACCTGTATAACAGTGCAACTGAGAATAAAAACATCCAGGAAACATGATTCCAGTGGCACTCACTCGAGCTGTGTTTAGCCAGGTACTTGTCTttgcacttctttttctttccaaaTGGGCTGCAGGACTGACTGCCCTCTCTGGCCTTGCTTTTACTTGCCACCCTCCTGACAAAGAGATTAAGGTTAAGACTTTGTCCATACTGATGATA
Encoded proteins:
- the mpp1 gene encoding 55 kDa erythrocyte membrane protein; the protein is MTLKSNKNEPAVKLESVNSVRTALSDLYLEHLLQNKPKTDKAAMQTYENKGAEVYSNGSAGHMNGTELTRMKEVEFEKNSSEPLGVTLKLNDKQRCTVARILHGGMIHRQGSLHEGDEIAEINGKSVLNHTVDQLQKILKETNGVVTMKIIPNTQSRSRVCEMYMRAQFDYDPIKDDLIPCKEAGLKFQTNDIIQIINKQDPNWWQGRVESSASDFAGLIPSPELQEWRVASKSKAREGSQSCSPFGKKKKCKDKYLAKHSSIFDQLDVISYEEVVRLPAFTRKTLVLIGAPGVGRSHIKSALLTRYPEKFSYPAPHTTRPQRKEEENGQEYFFVSNEAMTKFISGNELLEYGSFQGYMFGTKIETIQKIHDQGKIALLDVEPQTLKLLRTADFAPLVVFIAPTSTAPQTENLQMIQKESDAILATYRHFFDVVLVNNDVDESVKGVEEAMEHASSTPQWVPVSWVY